AAGCCGTCAGCGCAGCACCGAGCCTCCAAGGGCTGGTCTGCGAGACGGGATCTGCCTCGGAAACGGGGCGATCGGACGCGCCTCCCGTTTTCGTTTTGCCCCAAGCTCCGGCCGGCGACCGACCGCCGGAGCTGAACCGAACGACCGACGAACGAAGGACGATCCTGCGATGACCACTCTCTTCTCCGCCGCCGTCCGTATGCCGCAAGCGGCGTCCGTGATCGTCCCCGCGCCGCTGGCGCACGGGGCCGCGGTGGAGCCGTGCGCGCCGGCCATGCTGCCGGCCGGCACGAAGCAGGGAGTGGACTTCGGTGGGATCATCGCGCCGGCCATTGGCGGACGCCGGGGCGGTTCGGAAGGCGGCGATCGATTCGGCAGCCGGTGGTACCAGCAGGATCAGGCACAGCTCGCGGGAGGAGGTCCGTTGCGGGGGTAGATCCCCGCACCCGGATCTGGCGCTGGAAGGATCGAGCGCCCCGCCTCCCGCACGTGGAGGCGGGGCGCTTTCGCTTTTCGGGCGCTGTAACCCGCGGCACTCCGGCGGCTTCCGGTGAAACGGACGGACCGGCATGAAGCACCAGCGGGCCCACGCGGTCCGGCATGTTTGAAAACTCGGGTCAAGGGTTCTCGTGAACGTTTCGCGAGCGGAGAGGGCGGGCCGGACGGCCGGCGCCCGCACCTACCCCGTGGCACGCGACTCCCGGCGGCGGGGGCGCGGCACGGCCGGAAGGTCCGCTCCTCTCCGCTCGCGGAACGAATGCTCGTAACACGCGGCGATAGCTCAATGGTGGAGCACCGGTCTCCAGAACCGGGGGTTGGGGGTTCGAGTCCCTCTCGCCGTGCTGCGGAACCAGGGTGCCATCGTTCAACGGTCAGGATACCGGATTGTCTCTCCGGAGATCGGGGTTCGATTCCCCGTGGCATCGCTTCATCGTGCGGACATAGCTCAGCTGGCAGAGCGCGACTACGCCATGGTCGAGGCCGCGGGTTCGAATCCCGCTGTCCGCTTCACATCTCCCCGTTCGTCCAGCGGCCCAGGACACCCGGCTTTGACCCGGGAGATCACCGGTTCGAATCCGGTACGGGGTGCTCCACGCAGACACGTAGCTCAGAGGTGAGAGCACCCGGCTGATATCCGGGGGGCCGGAGGTTCGATTCCTCCCGTGTCTACTGCACAAGTGCCAAGTGCCAAGTGCCAAGTGCCAAGTGCTGGAGTCGATGCGATCGAGGCACGGCGGGAGGCGCTTCGCGCCGGGGCCCTCATCCTCCCCAGCCCTCCTTCTCCCGACAGCAGGAGAAGGAGGGAGCATTTCGGCGCCGGAGCGGGCTGCAACTCGATTCCTCAGCACTCAGCACTCAGCACTCAGCACTCAGCACTCAGCACTTGGCACTTGGCACTTGGCACTTGGAACTTGGCACTTTTTCCGGGACCGTAGCTCAACGGAGAGCAGCCGCCTTGCACGCGGCTGGTTGGCGGTTCGAATCCGCCCGGTTCCACTTCTTCCCGATAGGCAGTTCTGCCCGCGCATGGCGGGCCGGCGTCCCCCCGGATTCGGGAGCCGGGCGGACGCGATTTCGATTCCCGGAAAGGTGAGCGAGAGATGCGACCATGAGCATGACGCTGGTCATCAGCCAGGGCTACCTGCCGATCGGCACCGTGACGGTGCAGCGCGCCGTGCAGCTGTACGTGGACGGCAAGGCCGAGATCGAGCGCGCCCACCCCACGCGCCGCTTCCGCTCGATGCGGATGGTGGTTCCCGCGCCGCGCATCGTGCGCCTGCGGGCGAACGTGAAGCTGCCCGGCCGCCTGTTCGGGGCGGCGCCGCTGGGCGGCGGCAACCACAACCTCTTCGACCGCGACGGCCGCCGCTGCCTGTACTGCGGGCGCGGCGAGGCGGAGGTTCGGCGCGCGGGGCACCGGCTGACCCGTGACCACGTCGTGCCCCTGTCGCGCGGCGGCTCCGACGCGTGGCGCAACGTTGCCACCGCCTGCGAGCCGTGCAACAACCTGAAGGCCGACCGCACCCCCGCCGAGGCCGGGATGCCGCTGCTCGCCGAGCCGCGCACCCCCACCGCGTGGGAGCTGGTGCGCGCCCGCCACGGCGAAGTGGCCGAGCTGTTCTGGTAGGGAATAGGGGCCAGGGGACAGGGGATAGGGAACAGCAGGGAGATGAGTTCTCTCGACTCTGTCTCCGCCGCGTGGACGACCTTGGACGGACGCGCGTTCCTTGCCGTCCCTGTCCCCTATCCCCTGTCCCCTATCCGTTGCCCCCGTAGCTCAGCGGACGAGAGCGCCGGATTACGAATCCGGAGGTCCCAGGTTCGAATCCTGGCGGAGGCATTTTCGAGATGTAGCTCAGTTGGCAGAGCGCCCGCTTTGGGAGCGGGAGGCCCGCGGTTCGAGTCCGCGCGTCTCGACTGGATTGCAGGTGAAGGACGGGACGTAGCTCAGCCAGGCCAGAGCGCTCGCTTCGGGTGCGAGAAGCCCGCGGTTCGAATCCGCGCGTCCCGACTGCACGGCAGGATGATGGAGGGTTGGCAGAGCTGGCCGATTGCGCGCGGTTGCTATCCGCGAGGGCGTGACCCGCCCCGGGGGTGCGAATCCCCCACCCTCTTTTCAATCGCGTCAGGAAGATTGCGGCCGAGCGCCGATGCCGAGGAATGAGCGGATCAGCCTCGCGCAGTTTGCGAGGCTTCCCGTGGTTGTTGCTGCGACTTCAGTCGCCGGTGACCGGCTGCGCCCGAATCGTTCCACGAGAGCCCTGCCCCGAGCACGATTTCCCACCCCAACTCCCTCCACCCATCCCTCCCCGCTGTTTCTTGCGGATCAAAAATCGTTGCGCGGTCCACCCCGTTCGCCGGAGTGGACCGCGCGGCGACCCTGCCTTTCCTGACCCTCCGCTGCCGGTTCACAGGTTCGTGATTGGCCGAACTTGCGATGCCGCGCGACCGCGCCTGAACCGCGCAAATCGCGTCGCCGCCCGCACTCCGTCCTCGCTTCGGTGCGCGCTTGCCGAGGTGCGGAAGGGCGCGTAAGTTTATGTCTCCAACTGGATTCAACGGCGGCTCCGCGGCTGGAGCCTTCATCTGCGCGTCCCCACCGCGCCGGCCTGAGGCCGGTCGCGGCGCACGCCCCGCACGCCCCGGTTCCTCCATCACTGCCGAATGACCGACACGCTCACGCCGGCCGCTCCGGTGTCCGCACAGGACGCCGGCCGTTTTCGCGTTCGCCCGCCCCGCGACTGGCCCTTCGCCTGGAAGCTGCGCGCGAGCGTGGCCGTGCTCCTGCTGGTGGCCGCGCTCGGCGTGGCGGCCATGCTCGCCGCGGCGCAGCGCGCCCGCGCCCTCACGCGGACGCTCTCCACCCGCGACATGGCCGGGCTGGGGCTGGTGCTGAACATCGACCGCGACGGCTACCAGGCCCGGCTCGCCCTGGACCAGGCCGCCCACGCCGCCGGCGGCGCCGAGGCGCGGAAGGCGCTCGACTTCTACGCCGAGAACATCGCGCAGACCGGCGACCGGCTGAACCGCTACCGCGCGCTCCCCGGCCTTCCCGCCGACCGCCGCGCCACCGCCGAGCAGGCGATGGCGGCGCGGGAGCGGATGGCCTCGATCGGCGACCGCATCGCCGCCCGGCTGGCGGC
The Longimicrobium sp. DNA segment above includes these coding regions:
- a CDS encoding HNH endonuclease, with amino-acid sequence MSMTLVISQGYLPIGTVTVQRAVQLYVDGKAEIERAHPTRRFRSMRMVVPAPRIVRLRANVKLPGRLFGAAPLGGGNHNLFDRDGRRCLYCGRGEAEVRRAGHRLTRDHVVPLSRGGSDAWRNVATACEPCNNLKADRTPAEAGMPLLAEPRTPTAWELVRARHGEVAELFW